Proteins from one Mytilus galloprovincialis chromosome 11, xbMytGall1.hap1.1, whole genome shotgun sequence genomic window:
- the LOC143051444 gene encoding angiopoietin-related protein 2-like produces the protein MRQLSIKVQMKWMLARSCKVGLTTARDCSEVQSQGHDCSGVYTIKPSSTSTVQVWCDLHTDGGRWTVVQRRQDGSVDFDRNWVNYRAGFGAPHTEYWIGNENLFGLTSSGKTELLILMETWNGVWRYARYSEFWINSESDKYRLGLVGYSGTAGDSLLNDTASQQAGCQFSTRDRDNDKFYDGVCTDIVRGGFWYNMCAMATLNGYYYSSAVTGVPSCHWNTFKYQESLKTVYMMVRKV, from the exons atgagacaactatccatcaaagttcaaatgaagtggatgttagcaa GGTCCTGCAAAGTTGGATTGACTACAGCAAGAGATTGCTCTGAGGTACAGTCACAAGGTCACGACTGTAGTGGGGTATACACCATTAAACCATCATCAACAAGTACAGTTCAGGTCTGGTGTGATCTACATACAGACGGTGGTCGGTGGACT GTTGTCCAGCGTAGACAGGACGGGTCTGTAGATTTTGACAGGAACTGGGTCAATTATCGAGCTGGCTTTGGTGCTCCACATACTGAGTATTGGATAG GAAATGAGAATTTGTTCGGGTTGACTTCATCTGGTAAGACAGAACTTCTAATCTTGATGGAAACCTGGAATGGAGTTTGGAGATATGCCAGATATTCTGAGTTTTGGATTAATAGTGAGAGTGATAAATACCGTTTAGGACTAGTAGGTTACAGTGGTACAGCAG GTGATAGTCTACTTAACGATACTGCTTCACAACAGGCAGGATGTCAGTTCAGTACTCGTGATAGAGACAACGACAAATTCTATGATGGAGTTTGTACGGACATTGTTCGCGGAGGATTCTGGTACAACATGTGCGCTATGGCAACCCTCAATGGGTATTATTACAGCTCTGCTGTTACGGGGGTTCCTTCTTGTCATTGGAACACATTCAAATATCAAGAATCGCTTAAGACAGTTTACATGATGGTTAGAAAAGTTTGA